From Medicago truncatula cultivar Jemalong A17 chromosome 7, MtrunA17r5.0-ANR, whole genome shotgun sequence, a single genomic window includes:
- the LOC11431884 gene encoding uncharacterized protein, with product MDTKILNFQILNGSTIRRLFFRSIVLAATISMIALLRALSNYDLESFASNLNCFAYLENNVTSNPTSYFFQNRIWGSMNCEKDVNLTVNVVTELMGKQFLNCEANTLCVGEGSSMAVKAMKQLGFSTVSGVYTNRFFSLKMKNIVYELDYQDSSFDFVLSRDLDKVSVPALLVLEVERVLKPNGIGALLVRAKSSHHNDLIRSATPVSSLLRSSSVVHVDSVDDDLNLVVFKKRSENATTFFNHNQYSLPADCPSLTLTKPLIDLMEPLVSEKPYITTPMPVSYLPKFVDVSTRKRLVYIDIGVGELLNANVSDWFIPSYPIDQKAFNVYFVHYNTSIMLSYVKRPGITFVYHPGLAGKVADAADNVGDEQLDPFVGEEEFDFLAWFKETVQYADFVVLKMNAGEVELKFLSDVFDSGAICFVDELFLRCPEKEDGDKTNALTKKENCMEIYTSLRSSGVYVHQLWGD from the coding sequence ATGGATACGAAGATCCTGAATTTCCAGATCCTTAATGGGTCAACGATTCGACGCTTGTTCTTTCGATCAATCGTGCTTGCAGCTACCATTTCAATGATTGCGCTTCTTCGCGCTTTATCAAACTATGATTTGGAAAGTTTTGCATCAAATTTGAACTGTTTTGCATATTTAGAAAACAACGTCACTTCAAACCCCACTTCGTATTTCTTTCAGAATCGAATCTGGGGTTCCATGAATTGCGAAAAAGACGTTAACTTGACAGTGAATGTGGTCACTGAGTTAATGGGTAAGCAGTTTTTGAACTGTGAAGCAAATACCCTTTGTGTTGGTGAAGGTTCTTCAATGGCTGTTAAAGCAATGAAACAGTTGGGCTTTTCAACTGTTAGTGGTGTTTATACCAACCGTTTTTTCTCCCTCAAGATGAAGAATATCGTTTATGAGCTAGATTATCAAGATTCTTCATTTGATTTCGTTTTGTCTAGGGACCTTGATAAGGTTTCTGTCCCTGCTTTGCTTGTTCTTGAGGTTGAACGTGTTCTTAAGCCTAATGGAATTGGTGCACTTCTCGTTCGTGCTAAAAGTTCACATCACAATGATTTGATTAGATCAGCTACACCAGTTTCATCATTGTTGAGATCTTCTAGTGTTGTTCATGttgattctgttgatgatgacCTTAACCTTGTTGTTTTCAAGAAAAGATCCGAAAATGCAACAACttttttcaatcataatcaGTATAGTTTGCCTGCTGATTGTCCTAGTTTGACATTAACCAAACCTCTCATAGATCTGATGGAACCTCTTGTGAGTGAAAAACCATATATCACGACGCCGATGCCGGTTTCATATTTGCCTAAGTTTGTAGATGTTTCTACTAGGAAGAGGTTGGTTTATATTGATATTGGGGTAGGAGAGCTTTTGAATGCAAATGTTAGTGATTGGTTCATACCTTCATATCCTATTGATCAGAAAGCTTTCAATGTGTATTTTGTTCACTACAACACTTCTATAATGTTGTCTTATGTGAAAAGACCTGGTATCACGTTTGTTTATCACCCTGGATTAGCCGGTAAGGTCGCTGATGCGGCTGATAATGTCGGAGACGAACAGCTGGATCCTTTTGTTGGGGAGGAAGAGTTTGATTTCCTTGCTTGGTTCAAAGAAACTGTGCAAtatgctgattttgttgtacTGAAGATGAATGCAGGAGAAGTTGAACTCAAGTTCTTATCTGATGTATTTGACAGTGGAGCTATATGCTTCGTTGATGAATTGTTTCTAAGATGTCCTGAGAAAGAAGACGGTGATAAAACTAATGCCTTGACAAAGAAGGAAAATTGCATGGAGATTTACACTAGTCTCAGAAGCAGTGGTGTGTATGTGCATCAATTGTGGGGAGACTAA